The genomic segment ATCTGACGAGGCATCTATGATTTCAGGATCTATCGGGATGTTGGCATCGGCAAGTGTCAGAGAAGATGGATTTGGAATGTACGAACCAGTTCATGGAAGTGCTCCTGATATTGCTGGTAAAGATTTAGCTAATCCACTAGCTCAAATTCTTTCGGCGGCTATGATGCTTCAGTATACACTTGATTTGCCTGAGGCGGCTAAAGATATCGAAAATGCAGTAGAGTCAGTGCTTAGAGATGGATATAGAACTGGAGATATCTACACTGAGGGAACAAAGCGAGTTGGAACGAAGGAAATGGGAGAATTGGTACTAGCAGCACTTAAGTAATATTTGGAAAATAAATGGATTTAGAATAAATGAAGAGGTGAAAACTATGAAATCAGATGCAGCGAGAAAAGGTGTGGAAAAGGCACCCCATAGATCATTATTTAAAGCACTTGGATTTACAGAAGTTGAGATGAGAAAACCACTTATAGGTATAGCAAATTCTTATAGTGAAATCGTCCCAGGACATATGAACTTAGACAAAATCGTCCAAGCCGTCAAAGACGGTGTGCGCATGGCAGGTGGGGTACCTGTCGAATTTAGCACCATTAGCGTTTGTGATGGAATAGCTATGAATCACAGTGGTATGAGTTATTCACTGCCATCTAGACAAATCATTGCAGATAGTGTAGAAATTGTGGCAAAGGCACATGCTTTTGATGGTATGGTGGCGATACCCAATTGTGACAAAGTAGTTCCAGGAATGCTTATGGCGGCGGCTAGAGTTGATATTCCAGCACTTTTAATTAGTGGAGGACCTATGCTCGCAGGAAAGGTCAGAGGAAAATCCATTGACCTTGCATCTGTATTTGAAGCAGTTGGATCAGTAAAGGCAGGAAAAATGACAGAAGCTGAGCTTTTAGAATATGAAAATTCAGCTTGTCCGACTTGTGGATCATGTTCGGGGATGTTTACGGCTAATTCTATGAATTGCCTATCAGAAGTTCTTGGAATGGCACTTCCATACAATGGAACTATACCAGCAGTTTATTCTGAGAGGATAAGACTGGCAAAGATGGCAGGTATGAAAATAGTTGAATTGGTTGAGCAAAATATAAGACCATCAGATATCCTTACAGAAAATGCATTTATGAATGCTGTGAGCGTAGATATGGCACTTGGATGTTCGACAAATTCACTACTTCATCTTCCAGCGATTGCTAATGAAGCAGGAGTGAAAATAGATTTTGATAAAGTAAATGAAATAAGTGAAAAGACACCAAATCTCTGTAAACTTAGCCCTGCAGGAATGCATCATATAGAGGATTTAAACGATGATGGTGGTATTCCAGCTGTTATGAAAGAGTTATCTAAGAAAAACTTACTGTATTTAGATTGTATGACAGTGACAAGTCAGACAGTTGGGAAAAACATAGAACATGCAAAATTAGCAGGCAATGGAGTTATAAAAAGTGTAGATGCGCCTTATAGTGAAACTGGTGGATTGGTAGTATTAAAGGGAAGTTTGGCACCAGATGGTGCTGTGGTAAAAAAATCAGCAGTTGCTAAAGAGATGATGCAGCACAAAGGCCCTGCTAGAGTGTTTGAGAGTGAAGAAGCGGCAGGTCAAGCTATACTTGGAGGCAAGATAAATGATGGAGATGTAGTTATAATCAGATACGAAGGTCCAAAAGGCGGGCCGGGAATGAGAGAAATGCTATCACCAACTTCATTAATTGCAGGAATGGGTAAAGACAAAACTGTAGCACTTATAACCGATGGAAGATTTTCAGGAGCAACGAGAGGAGCATCTATAGGGCACGTTTCACCAGAGGCGGCAGAGGGTGGTCCGATAGGATTGGTAAAAGAAGGCGATATGATAGAAATTGACATAGAGAAAAAGACACTTAATTTGTGCGTGGATGACAAAGTTTTAGGAGAAAGAGTAGCATCATTTGCCATGAAAAAAGTGGAAGGATATTTGAAAAATTACAGAGCTCAGGTTGGATCAGCAGCTAAGGGAGCAATATTTGAGACGGATGAGGAGGAGTAATCGTGGAATATAGAGGAGCGAGAATTATATTAGAATGTTTAAAAGAACAAGGGGTAGACACGGTATTTGGATATCCTGGAGGGTGCGTAATCAATATTTACGATGAACTCTACACATTTGATGATATCAAACACGTGCTTACAGCGCATGAACAGGGAGCGGCGCATGCGGCGGATGGATATGCTAGAGCTACTGGAAAGGTAGGAGTGTGTATAGCAACATCAGGCCCGGGAGCTACAAATTTGGTAACTGGCATAGCAACAGCTTATATGGATTCGATTCCTATGGTGTGCATCACAGGTCAGGTTCCAAACAGTTTGATTGGTAAAGATGCCTTTCAGGAAGTGGATATCTGCGGTATCACAATGCCTATCACGAAGCACAATTTCATAGTAAAAAAAGTTGAAGATTTGGCTACTACACTTAGAAAGGCATTTGAAATAGCTAGGACAGGTAGACCAGGACCAGTTTTAGTTGATATTCCCAAAGATGTAACAGCTGAAGTTTATGAATTTGAGCCACAAGAGCCAGTAAGTGTAAATCAAAATAAATCACTTAAAGAGGAGCAATTACAAGAGGCTTTAGAGGTTCTAAATACTAGTAAAAAACCTGTTATTGTAGTTGGTGGAGGATGTAATATATCTGAAGCGCAAGATGAACTTCTTGAGTTTCAAGACAAGTTAAAGAGTCCTGTATGTTCGACAATGATGGGACTTGGTGGATTTGATGGGACGCATGACATGTTTACAGGAGTAGTTGGAATGCATGGTACACCTGCTTCTAACAAATGTATATGCAATAGCGATTTGATCGTAGCAATTGGTTCTAGATTTAGCGATAGAGTGATTAGTAATTCTAAGACATTTGCTAGCAATAGAAGAGTACTTCACATTGATATTGATGAGGCAGAGGTTTCTAAAAATATCAAAGCTGATTCTTGGGTAATTGGTGATGTAAAGGTAGTTTTACAAGCAATCAATAAAAGGCTAGAATCTAGGAGTGAAAATGATTGGACGAAAGAGTCTAAGGGATATATAGATGATGACTCAGGTAAGGGTGTATTAGTTGATCCAAAGGCATCTGTAAATCCAGTGTATGCTATCAAAAAATTATATGATTTGACAAAAGGTCAGGCAACTATAACCACTGAAGTAGGGCAAAATCAAATCTGGGCAATGCAGGGATTTAAGTACACCAAACCAAAGACATTTATTACATCTGGTGGACTTGGAACTATGGGTTATGGTTTTGGTGCAGCGATGGGTGCACATTATGGCAAAGGTGAGATGGTATTTGATATCGCAGGAGATGGAAGTTTCCTTATGAATATCAATGAACTTTCTACAGCAGTGCGCTACAATATTCCAGTTAAAGTATTGTTATTAAACAACTCCGTACTAGGAATGGT from the Tissierellales bacterium genome contains:
- the ilvD gene encoding dihydroxy-acid dehydratase — encoded protein: MKSDAARKGVEKAPHRSLFKALGFTEVEMRKPLIGIANSYSEIVPGHMNLDKIVQAVKDGVRMAGGVPVEFSTISVCDGIAMNHSGMSYSLPSRQIIADSVEIVAKAHAFDGMVAIPNCDKVVPGMLMAAARVDIPALLISGGPMLAGKVRGKSIDLASVFEAVGSVKAGKMTEAELLEYENSACPTCGSCSGMFTANSMNCLSEVLGMALPYNGTIPAVYSERIRLAKMAGMKIVELVEQNIRPSDILTENAFMNAVSVDMALGCSTNSLLHLPAIANEAGVKIDFDKVNEISEKTPNLCKLSPAGMHHIEDLNDDGGIPAVMKELSKKNLLYLDCMTVTSQTVGKNIEHAKLAGNGVIKSVDAPYSETGGLVVLKGSLAPDGAVVKKSAVAKEMMQHKGPARVFESEEAAGQAILGGKINDGDVVIIRYEGPKGGPGMREMLSPTSLIAGMGKDKTVALITDGRFSGATRGASIGHVSPEAAEGGPIGLVKEGDMIEIDIEKKTLNLCVDDKVLGERVASFAMKKVEGYLKNYRAQVGSAAKGAIFETDEEE
- the ilvB gene encoding biosynthetic-type acetolactate synthase large subunit, whose protein sequence is MEYRGARIILECLKEQGVDTVFGYPGGCVINIYDELYTFDDIKHVLTAHEQGAAHAADGYARATGKVGVCIATSGPGATNLVTGIATAYMDSIPMVCITGQVPNSLIGKDAFQEVDICGITMPITKHNFIVKKVEDLATTLRKAFEIARTGRPGPVLVDIPKDVTAEVYEFEPQEPVSVNQNKSLKEEQLQEALEVLNTSKKPVIVVGGGCNISEAQDELLEFQDKLKSPVCSTMMGLGGFDGTHDMFTGVVGMHGTPASNKCICNSDLIVAIGSRFSDRVISNSKTFASNRRVLHIDIDEAEVSKNIKADSWVIGDVKVVLQAINKRLESRSENDWTKESKGYIDDDSGKGVLVDPKASVNPVYAIKKLYDLTKGQATITTEVGQNQIWAMQGFKYTKPKTFITSGGLGTMGYGFGAAMGAHYGKGEMVFDIAGDGSFLMNINELSTAVRYNIPVKVLLLNNSVLGMVRQWQTLFYDKRHSETTLNRETNFAKIAEAYGALGVRATTNEEVEAAIKAAMEHDGPAVIECYVDPDAMATPIVPPGAHIGEMMDV